The following are from one region of the Lytechinus variegatus isolate NC3 chromosome 4, Lvar_3.0, whole genome shotgun sequence genome:
- the LOC121413542 gene encoding trifunctional purine biosynthetic protein adenosine-3-like — protein sequence MTDKVLVIGSGGREHCLAWKLAQSSQVAQVLVAPGNAGTANSEKITNMGPDVPTGNYPALASWCQENCISLVVVGPEAPLAAGIADDLAEAGIPCFGPTRAAAEIESSKVFAKSFMDHCKIPTARWKSFTEVEEACKHINTAPYKALVVKANGLAAGKGVVVASTAEEACDAVRNIIQDKVFGAAGDSVIIEELLEGEEVSVLAFCDGSHFESMLPAQDHKRVGEGDHGPNTGGMGAYCPCPQVSRQVIQQIDEEIIQRAVDGMKEQGRPYKGVLYAGLMITKDGPRVLEFNCRFGDPETQVVLPLLKSDLYATMKACVTGDLPKAKPSFHDDRCCVAIVQASGGYPASYKKGYEITGLDEIASQPDMMVIHAGTAVKDGKVVTSGGRVLAVVASARDLVTAATMANEGAKTVQFEGGFHRTDIAKRACDFLTGNRSSGLTYSGSGVDITAGNSLVQAIKPLAKATARSGCDAALGGFGGLFDVRAAGYKDPILVSGTDGVGTKLKIAQACDLHQTIGQDLVAMCVNDILAHGAESLFFLDYFSCGKLEVGVARDVVGGVAEGCKMAGCALLGGETAEMPGMYAPNEYDLAGFAVGAVERGHMLPRVDEIQAGDVILGVASSGIHSNGYSLVRRLVEQEGLDFKDPCPFSDGTTLGEALLTPTRIYSKTLLPAIRSGCVKAFAHITGGGLLENIPRIMPGSMAVQLDASKWEIPSVFGWISHHGGVEEMEMARTFNCGVGGVLVVRSEDEGAVLEMVRQSGETAWKIGQVVPKCGDGAGVSISNLSSSLARSYSPAMNGIQEGGAERKMRVAVLISGTGTNLQALINHTKDPKKASRAEICLVISNIPDVLGLERAKKAGIPTKVICHKGLNRVDFDMKVHDALQAANIEFICLAGFMRILSGEFVNRWHGRLINIHPSLLPSFKGMNAHKMVLEAGVRLSGCSVHYVVEEVDAGAILVQESVPVLPGDTESTLQERVKTAEHVAYPRALELIARGQASLGTEGKVVWKLDS from the exons ATGACTGATAAAGTTCTTGTGATTGGTAGTGGAGGGAGGGAGCACTGTCTGGCATGGAAGCTAGCCCAGTCATCACAAGTAGCCCAAGTCCTGGTTGCCCCAGGAAATGCGGGCACAGCCAACAGTGAGAAAATTACAAATATGG GACCAGATGTTCCAACAGGTAACTATCCCGCTCTGGCTTCCTGGTGCCAAGAGAACTGCATCAGTCTCGTGGTGGTGGGACCTGAAGCGCCTCTTGCTGCAGGAATCGCAGACGACCTCGCCGAGGCAGGCATCCCATGCTTTGGCCCAACGAGGGCAGCAGCCGAGATCGAATCCAGCAAGGTCTTTGCCAAGAGCTTCATGGATCATTGCAAGATTCCAACTGCTAGGTGGAAGAGTTTCACAGAGGTGGAGGAAGCCTGTAAACACATTAATAC TGCCCCATATAAAGCCTTGGTAGTTAAGGCCAATGGCTTGGCCGCTGGTAAAGGAGTAGTTGTTGCTTCAACTGCAGAAGAAGCTTGCGATGCTGTCAGGAACATTATACAG GATAAAGTATTTGGTGCTGCAGGAGATAGCGTCATCATAGAAGAACTCTTGGAAGGTGAAGAAGTTTCA GTTCTGGCATTTTGTGATGGTAGCCATTTTGAGTCGATGCTTCCAGCACAGGATCACAAACGGGTTGGAGAAGGAGACCATGGTCCTAATACAGGTGGAATGGGAGCGTACTGTCCTTGCCCACAG GTGTCAAGGCAGGTTATTCAGCAGATAGATGAGGAGATCATTCAGAGAGCAGTAGATGGAATGAAGGAACAAGGGAGGCCATACAAAG GAGTCCTGTATGCAGGCCTGATGATCACCAAAGACGGCCCGAGGGTTCTGGAGTTCAACTGTCGCTTTGGAGACCCAGAAACCCAGGTCGTTCTGCCGTTGCTGAAGAGTGATCTCTATGCTACCATGAAGGCCTGCGTGACTGGAGACCTGCCCAAGGCCAAGCCAAGTTTCCATGACGACCGATGCTGCGTGGCGATCGTTCAGGCCAGTGGTGGCTACCCAGCATCATACAAGAAAGGTTATGAGATTACAG GATTGGATGAGATAGCCAGCCAACCGGACATGATGGTCATCCACGCAGGCACCGCTGTCAAGGATGGGAAGGTCGTGACTTCAGGTGGGCGTGTCCTAGCAGTGGTAGCCTCGGCAAGGGATCTGGTGACAGCAGCCACCATGGCCAACGAGGGGGCAAAGACGGTCCAGTTTGAGGGAGGCTTTCACAGAACGGATATAGCAAAAAGAGCATGCGACTTCCTTACTGGTAACAG ATCATCAGGTTTAACATACAGTGGCAGTGGAGTTGACATCACAGCTGGTAATTCACTAGTCCAAGCTATCAAACCTCTAGCCAAAGCTACGGCCAGATCGGGATGTGATGCCGCCCTCGGTGGTTTCGGGGGACTCTTTGACGTGAGAGCTGCTGGCTACAAGGACCCTATCCTAGTATCGGGTACTGACGGTGTGGGCACAAAACTGAAG ATTGCTCAAGCCTGCGACCTTCACCAGACGATAGGCCAAGACCTGGTTGCCATGTGTGTTAATGATATCCTAGCCCACGGAGCAGAGTCTCTCTTCTTCTTAGACTACTTCTCATGTGGAAAACTAGAAGTGGGTGTGGCAAGGGACGTGGTGGGAGGCGTGGCCGAGGGGTGTAAGATGGCTGGCTGTGCCCTGCTTG GTGGTGAAACTGCTGAGATGCCTGGGATGTATGCACCCAACGAGTATGACCTTGCAGGGTTCGCCGTGGGGGCGGTAGAGAGGGGTCACATGCTTCCGAGGGTAGACGAGATCCAAGCAGGTGATGTCATTCTGGGCGTGGCATCGTCTGGTATCCATAGCAATGGCTACAGTCTGGTGAGGAGGTTGGTCGAGCAGGAGGGGCTGGACTTCAAAGATCCTTGTCCTTTTAGTGATGGAACCACTTTGG GTGAAGCACTGTTGACCCCAACCAGAATCTACTCCAAGACCTTACTCCCTGCCATCCGGTCCGGCTGTGTTAAGGCCTTTGCCCACATCACCGGTGGGGGCCTACTGGAGAACATCCCCAGGATAATGCCTGGCTCCATGGCTGTCCAATTAGATGCCTCCAAATGGGAGATTCCATCGGTGTTTGGGTGGATCTCACATCACGGAGGGGTGGAGGAGATGGAGATGGCCAGGACGTTTAACTGCGGCGTTGGGGGCGTCCTGGTGGTGAGATCGGAAGATGAGGGCGCTGTTCTAGAGATGGTGAGACAGAGCGGAGAGACGGCTTGGAAGATTGGTCAGGTGGTGCCGAAATGTGGAG ATGGAGCAGGAGTATCAATCTCCAACCTCTCCTCATCCCTGGCCCGATCTTACTCCCCTGCTATGAATGGTATCCAAGAAGGCGGAGCTGAGAGGAAGATGAGAGTAGCTGTTCTCATCTCAGGCACAG GTACAAATCTTCAGGCCCTCATCAACCACACCAAGGATCCAAAGAAAGCGTCGAGAGCTGAGATCTGTCTTGTCATCTCTAATATTCCTGATGTATTAGGGTTAGAGAGAGCAAAGAAAGCTGGTATACCAACTAAg GTTATATGTCACAAAGGCCTAAACAGagtagattttgacatgaaagTCCATGACGCTCTCCAAGCAGCTAATATAGAATTCATCTGCCTTGCCGGTTTCATGCGTATTCTCAGTGGAGAGTTTGTCAACCGTTGGCACGGACGTCTCATCAACATTCATCCCTCCCTCCTGCCATCCTTCAAGGGAATGAACGCCCACAAAATGGTCTTAGAGGCTGGAGTGAGACTATCAGGATGTTCGGTTCATTATGTAGTG GAAGAGGTAGATGCTGGAGCCATATTGGTCCAGGAGTCCGTCCCTGTGTTGCCGGGGGATACGGAATCAACCCTACAGGAGCGTGTGAAGACAGCGGAACATGTCGCCTACCCTCGGGCACTGGAACTGATCGCTAGGGGTCAGGCCTCGCTGGGGACAGAGGGGAAAGTTGTTTGGAAGTTGGATTCATAG